The following are from one region of the Vicia villosa cultivar HV-30 ecotype Madison, WI unplaced genomic scaffold, Vvil1.0 ctg.004267F_1_1, whole genome shotgun sequence genome:
- the LOC131641918 gene encoding uncharacterized protein LOC131641918 produces MERMGFGGRWMGWIDLLVFNSKMSVLVNGGCTKEFEVIRGLRQSDPLSPFLYVLDAEGLLGLVRKFIDVRDLSIKGSCWVENLQFAYDTLLVGEETWKHVWAIKTVIQAFEIVSGLGINCHKTKLIGINSRGPFLEAAPVLEGYDLESSIGENEESVGGL; encoded by the exons ATGGAAAGGATGGGTTTTGGGGGAAGATGGATGGGATGGATTGATTTATTGGTTTTTAATAGTAAGATGTCGGTTCTTGTTAATGGTGGTTGTACCAAAGAATTCGAAGTGATCCGAGGGTTGAGACAGAGTGACCCCCTCTCAccttttctttatgttttagATGCGGAAGGTCTTTTGGGGTTAGTGAGGAAATTCATTGACGTTCGGGATTTATCCATAAAAGGTTCTTGTTGGGTGGAAAATCTTCAATTTGCATATGATACTTTACTTGTGGGAGAAGAGACGTGGAAGCATGTTTGGGCGATTAAGACGGTGATTCAAGCATTTGAAATTGTGTCGGGCCTTGGAATTAATTGTCATAAAACTAAATTGATAGGTATTAATTCAAGGGGTCCGTTTTTGGAAGCCGCACCGGTTCTT GAAGGATACGACTTGGAATCCTCTATTGGTGAAAATGAAGAATCGGTTGGGGGGTTGTAA